A window of Apium graveolens cultivar Ventura chromosome 8, ASM990537v1, whole genome shotgun sequence contains these coding sequences:
- the LOC141677833 gene encoding ras-related protein RABA5a produces MAHSSEEEKPEDYLFKIVLIGDSAVGKSNLLARFARNEFYPNSKSTIGVEFQTQKMEIKGKEVKAQIWDTAGQERFRAVTSAYYRGAVGALLVYDISRRQTFDSIGRWLNELHTHSDMNVVTILVGNKSDLKDAREVSTSEGKSLAEAQSLFFMETSALDSSNVTAAFQTVVKEIYNILSRKVMQSQEGKKPELGNGKSVVLKSDDKQDAGEQPTKAGCCSS; encoded by the exons ATGGCACATTCTTCTGAGGAAGAGAAACCTGAGGATTATCTTTTCAAGATTGTACTAATTGGTGATTCAGCTGTTGGAAAATCAAACTTGCTTGCAAGATTTGCAAGAAATGAGTTCTACCCCAATTCTAAATCAACAATAGGAGTTGAGTTCCAGACCCAGAAAATGGAGATTAAGGGAAAGGAAGTTAAAGCACAGATCTGGGACACAGCTGGTCAAGAGCGGTTCAGGGCTGTTACATCTGCATATTACAGAGGTGCAGTGGGAGCTCTTTTGGTTTATGACATCTCTAGACGACAAACTTTTGATAGCATTGGCAGATGGCTTAATGAACTTCACA CTCATTCAGACATGAATGTTGTTACTATACTCGTTGGGAACAAGAGTGATCTCAAAGATGCCAGGGAGGTTTCTACATCTGAAGGCAAAAGCCTAGCTGAGGCGCAGAGTCTGTTTTTCATGGAAACGTCAGCTCTTGATTCGTCAAATGTTACTGCTGCTTTTCAAACAGTAGTGAAAGAGATTTACAACATCTTGAGCCGGAAAGTTATGCAATCCCAAGAGGGCAAGAAACCGGAGCTGGGGAATGGAAAGTCTGTAGTCCTGAAATCAGATGATAAACAAGACGCCGGTGAACAACCTACAAAAGCAGGGTGCTGTTCATCGTAG